The region ACTATTTTAAATATTGATGGCGAAATTGTAGTGGAATTTCCGCATAAGAGCTTTATTGGCAAATCCAAACATACTTACTACATAGATATTATTACTTTTGAAGATAATGATAAGCGCATCGTGTGGGAATTGGAGATTAAAGATGCCTACAAGGAATGGCGCAAAACCAATAAGAAAGTTTTAATTTACGAAGAAAGATAAAAAAAGACAAGGAGGATCAGAAAATGATCACCGATTTGCAAAACATCCTGTCAACCAACATTAAGGGTATGAAAAGGTCTGCAATCCGCGAACTTTTGAAGTTTCTCGGTCAGCCCGGTTTGATATCCTTTTCCGGTGGCTTTCCCAGCCCTCTAACTTTCCCGGTGGAAGAGCTGAAAAGCATTATTGCCGAAGTTATGGATAATGAAGCTGCTTATGCACTTCAATATGGAACAACGGAAGGTGATGATTTATTGCGGACTATGCTGGCTAACCGTTACAAAGCCAATGGCATAGATGTTACGAAAGACAATATCATTATCACTACTGCCTCTCAACAGGCATTAGACCTGATTTCCAAAATGTTTATTGATCCGGGTGACTATGTTCTTGTGGGTTTACCTTCTTACTTAGGAGCACTCCAAGCTTTTGGTTCTTATGGAGCTAATATGATTGGAATTACTATGGATGATGAAGGTGAAGACCCGAACCTGATGGAAAAGGCATTAAAAGACCTTGCCGCCAAAGGGAAAAAGCCCAAATTTATCTATCTGATACCTGATTTTCAAAATCCCGCCGGTATTACTATGAGCGAACGCAGGCGAATAGAAATTCTGGAACTGGCTCATAAATATGATGTTCTGGTTCTGGAAGATAGCCCCTATCGGGAATTGCGCTATGAAGGTAAAACCCAAAAGACCCTTTATGAACTGGATGGAACAAGCCAGGTTGTTATCTTGGGCACATTCAGCAAAATCTTCTGCCCCGGTTTCAGAATTGGCTGGGTTGTAGGTCACCCCGATGTTTTGGATAAAATTGTTGTTGGCAAACAGGCAACCGACTTATGCACTCCCCCCTTCACTCAAAGAATAGCTGCCCGCTATATGGAAAAGGGATATTTAGACCCCAAAATTAACGAAATTAAAGATATGTATTCCGTGAAACAAAAAGTAATGCTGGAATCCCTGGAAAAATATATGCCGGAAGAAATGAAATGGACTCATCCTGAAGGTGGTTTGTTCCTGATGGTTACGGGTCCGGAACAGTTGGATACTAATGCTCTTTTGTTGGAATGCATTAGAGAAGCCAATGTAGCTTATGTAGCAGGAAACAGTTTCTTCTGCGACGGCAAAGGTTATAATACAATGCGTCTTAATTTCAGCTACGAAAGCATTGAAACCAATATTGAGGGCTGCAAACGCCTCGGTGGATATTTCAAAAAAATACTACAAAAATAAATAAAGTAATGGAGGAAAGAATGTCCAAAAAAGTCGAAAAAGACCGTATGGGCATGATTATTCACGAAGAAGATACTCCCGAAAAAATGGAAGTAGAAATAACGGAAATTAAAGCTCCCGGCGATGAGGATTCCCCTGTCCTCATCTATTACAACTGGTGCAAAAAATGCGGGATTTGCGTAGCTTTTTGCCCAACCGGCTGTCTGGGTAGAAAAAGTGACGGCTCCCCTTATGTGCAAGCACCCGAAAAATGTATTCACTGCGAAACCTGTGACCTGCTTTGTCCCGATTTTGCCATTACCGGAGCTAAAGAACGCTGAAGGAACTTAAAAAAAATGACAGAAAAAGAAAAAAGTAAACAGACAACCCATAAAACCCCATCCCCAAAAGCATCTCTGGCTACTAAACCGGAAAGCAAACTGGAAGAAATTCAGGCAAAACGCGAACGCAAAACGGTTCTGATGCAAGGCAATGAAGCAGTTGCTTATGGTGCTTTGGATGCGGGAGTAAATTTCTTTGCCGGTTACCCGATTACTCCTTCCACGGAAATTGCGGAAATTTTAGCCGCTGAACTTCCCAAAAGAAACGGTGCCTTTATTCAAATGGAAGATGAGCTTGCCTCAATCTGTGCTATCATTGGTGCCTCTTTGGCAGGAGCAAAATCATTAACCGCTACCAGCGGACCAGGATTTTCCCTGATGCAGGAAGGAATCGGTTATGCCAAAATAACAGAGACACCCTGCGTGGTAGTTAATGTGCAAAGAGTTGGTCCCAGCACTGGAATGCCCACCAGTCCTGCCCAGGGAGACATTATGCAATCCAAATGGGGTTCGCATGGTGATTCTCCTGCTATAGTTCTTTATCCCGATTCGGTGAAAGAGAGCTATGAACTAACTATCCGGGCAGTGAATTTAAGCGAAAAATACAGAACATGCGTTATTTTGTTACTGGATGAAGTGATAGCGCATATGCGGGAAGCAGTTTGCCTTCCTGATCTTGCCAATGTGCGAATAATCAATCGGATTAAACCAACCGTGCCACCTCAATGGTATAAACACTATGATGAAAACCAAAAATACCTTTCCCCTCTTGCCAGTTTTGGAGAGGGCTACCGTTATCATGTTACCGGTTTAACTCACGATTCGCATGGTTTTCCTACTAACAAACCTGGCGAGGCAGCTGATATGATGGATCGTTTACGCAAAAAAATCTCTTATAATATGCGTGACCTGGTACAAATTGAAAGCTATCAGATGGAAGATGCCAAAATTGCTATTTTTGCTGCCGGAATTTCTTCCCGGGCTGCTAAAGCTGCAATTGCCACAGCCCGAGCAGAGGGAATTAAGGTAGGGCTTTTAAGACCTTTAACTATCTGGCCCTTCCCGGATGACGCAGTGCGGAAAATGCTCCGAAATGTGGATACAGTTATCGTTCCGGAACTTAATCAGGGACAGTTGATTCACGAAGTAGAGCGTCTGACTAAAGATAAAAGTGACGGCGGATTGATTCCTATTAACAAAGTAAGCAGCGAATTGATTACTCCCAACGAAATCCTGAATAAAATCAAGGAGGTATGCTGAAATGGCTAATATTCCCCAACGCATAATTCATGAATACCTGCGGCACGATAAGAAATTTCCTCATGTGTGGTGTGCCGGCTGCAGTAATGGTATAGTTTTGGGTGCTATTATTAGAGCAGTTGCCTCTTTGAATATAGACCGCAACGATATTGTTATGGTTTCCGGCATTGGCTGCTCTTCGCGGATGCCTGTTTATGTAGATTTTAATACTCTGCATACTTTACATGGACGCAGTATTGCTTTTGCTACAGGCGTTAAACTGCATAAACCGCATTTGAAAGTAATCGTTGTAACCGGCGATGGCGATTGTGCTGCCATCGGAGGTAATCATTTAATTCATGCTGCTCGCAGAAATATAGACCTGAAAGTAGTGATGATTAATAATAATATTTATGGGATGACGGGTGGACAGTGCAGTCCTACAACTCCTCATAATGCCTATGCTACTACTGCACCTTATGGAAATATAGAGCCTGATTTTAATATCTGCAATCTGGCTATGGGTGCCGGCGCTTCTTTCGTTGCCAGAACTACAGCTTTCCATGTTCAGGAAATGCAATCTATGATAAAAGACGCTCTTCAGCATCCCGGGTTTTCTTTGATAGAGGTAGTTAGCGCTTGTCCTGTAATCTACGGACGCTTAAATAAAAAAGGTGGAGCTCCACAAATGCTGAAGGACTTTCGGGATAATTCCATTCCCCTGGCTGCAGTGGACAAACTGCCTCCGGAAAAAGTGGAAGGAAAAATAGTGCGCGGAATTTTACGCAAAGAAATCCGTCCTGAATTCACTGCTGAATATGCTGCTCTATGCCAGAAAGTGCAAACTGAGAGAGGTGAATAATGGCTGATAATTTTGAAGTTCGCCTTTCCGGAAGCGGTGGCCAGGGTTTAATTCTGGCAGGAATTATTCTGGCTAAAGCTGCTGTGATAGAAAATAAAAAGGTTACCCAAACCCAAAGCTATGGTCCTGAATCAAGAGGCGGCTATTCGCATGCTGATGTAATTATCAGTAACAGGGAAATAAACTTTCCTGAAGCAACGAATATTAATTGCCTGCTGGCTTTAACTCAGGAAGCGTGTGATAAGTTTCTTTTTGATTTGGTAGAAAACGGAATCCTGATTATTGATACTACCTTCGTTAAAAACCTGGCTATGTCTGCTGAAAATACTTACGAAATTCCTTTCACAGAAATTGCCCAGGAAAAATTGGGCAGCCCTATTTCTACTAATATTATGGCTCTTGCTTTCCTGGTGAAAGTTACAGGAATAGTGAAAGAAAGCTCTTTGAAAAAAGCGATTGAGGAAACGGTAAAACCCGCATTTGTTGACTTGAACCTGAAAGCAATGCAGATTGGTTTTGACCTCGCAAAAAAATAAGACGGACGATGTCCTCATCGTTCAAAACCCCGGAGGAACGATGTCCTCATCGTTCAAAAACCCCGGAGGAACGATGTCCTCATCGTTCATTATGATCCCGTTATGTCAGGAGTCATCACTGCCGAAATGCCTTCATTGCTATCCGCAAACATTTTTGGCAGTGAGGACTCGTGACACCTTGAACCCTAATTCATTAGAGGAGATTATTGATGCTTAAACATATCAGTCACATCGGCATCGCAGTTAAAAACCTGGAAGCAGGAATTGCTTTCTACGAAAAAATCGGCTTAAAACTTGAAGGGATAGAAGAAGTCCCTTCCCAAATGGTTAAAGTTGCCTTTTTTCCTTGTGGAGATACAAGAATAGAATTGCTTTGCCCTACTTCAGATGACAGCCCTATTGCCAAATTCATTGAAAAAAAGGGAGAAGGAATTCAACATCTTGCCTTCGCCGTTGACGATATAAACGACGCCTTAAAACAGGTAAACGATTTGGGTTTAGCCCTAATTGATAAAGAACCTCGCCCCGGAGCACATCATTCGGAGATTGCTTTTATGCATCCTAAATCCAGTTTGGGGGTTTTGATAGAATTGTGCGAGGAACACGGTTAAAGGTTAACAGGTTAACAGGTTAACAGGTTAACGGGTTAACAGGTGAAAAAGGTTAACGGGTGAAAAAGGTTAACAGGTTAACAGGTTAACAAGTGAACAGGTGAACGGGGAGATAAATATCGTTGCAAACCCTGATATGGGTAACCAGAGCTCGCTGAAGCTCCGTATTTTGCATTATTTTTTCTCGCAGAGGAATAGCATCTTTCAACTATACAAATAAAATCCCCAAAATCCTGAAAATCCTGTTCATCCCATACCTATCTTTTATCCTGTTCATCCTATACTTATTTTTTATCCTGTTCATCCCATACCTATTTTTTATCCTGTTTATCCCATATCTAATCTTTTATCTGTGTTATCCGTGTAATCTGTGAGAGACATTTTATCCGTGTAATCTGCGTGAAATCCTGAAAATCCTGTTCATCCCCTTCCTATTCTTTTATCTGTGTTATCTGTGTAATCTGTGAGAGATCTAACTCTATCTCTTGGAAAACGATTATTTCTTTTTCCGCTTTGCCAGATAAGCTCTAATATCATCAGTTGTATATTTTTGGGATGGTTTGTTTTTCTTGTTAATTTCTTCAATCTCAGCGACATAATCCGTATTATGAGTTGATGGAATTTGGAAGGTAAACTTGGTTCTATTTTCCGAGTTGCTAATAGTAAAATCCCCCAAACCAATGATATCCATCCCAACTAAAACCCCAAAAGGAATAGAATTACTTTCAATAACTCTCACTTGCTGAATAACGACTTGATTAGGTAAGATCATATCTATCAAATAATTATTGCAGGAACTTTTACCATGTACTCCATTCACTTGCGTAATTCCTATTGGTTTTAGATTCAGTGCCTGAACTAACTGTGACGAAATAACTGAATGATTGGCACCAGTATCCCATGCACCAATAGTTTCTACTTTCATTTTTGAATCTTCCAAAACTGTGGAAGAGGTTATACTGATTTTTGTTTGTAAAATATTAACCCGCGAAGGGTAGGCAACGGTAAAAGCAAATCTTTGAATATTATTAGACATTCCAGTTTAAAAAGCTTACATTATAATAGGATGGATCTGCAGTGCACAGTTCAACAAAGAAAGTCCCCGGTTCATATTTCTTTTTTGCAAACACAATCGCTTCTGTGATATTGGGAAAGAAACCAACAACTTTATTATCTACAATTACTACATACTTATTAGGATGTTCTTTGCTGAATTCCGGAAGATGAGCTCTAAAGAATTCAAACTCTTTTTCCAACGGTTTCGCACTATTTTCCATTTTTTTTACCTCTAAATACAAACTATTCATCAGGATTAAATTGGCAAGTTATTTTTTTTCTTATAGGAAACAGGTGAACGGGTGAAAAAGGTTAACGGGTGAACAGGTTAACAGGTTAACAGGTGAAAAAGGTTAACGGGTTAACAGGTTAACAGGTTAACGGGTTAACAGGTGAAAAAGGTTAACGGGTTAACAGGTTAACAGGTTAACAGGTGAACGGGGAGATAAATATCGTTGCAAACCCTGATATGGGTAACCGGAGCTCACTGAAGCTCCGTATTTTGCATTATTTTTTCTCGCAGAGGAATAGCATCTTCCGACTATACAAATAAAATCTCCAAAATCCTGAAAATCCTGTTCATCCCCTACCTATTTTTTATCCTGTTCATCCCATACCTATTTTTTATCCTGTTTATCCCATATCTAATCTTTTATCCTGTTTATCCCATACCTATTCTTTTATCTGTGTTATCTGTGTAATCTGTGAGAGACATTTTTTCCGTGTAATCTGTGAGAGACATTTTATCCGTGTAATCTGTGAGAGACATTTTTTCTGTGTAATCTGCGTGAAATCCTTGACAGATTTCCCCTCTCTAAAAATCTGCACTCATATACCATATTATAGGAGAAAAGATGTACGCCATCGTAGAAATTAAAGGATTTCAGTTTAGGGCTGAAAAAAACGCAGTATTACGCGTTCCCTATCTGAATACAGCAGAGCCGGGTCAAACCCTGACCTTTGAAAAAGTTCTTCTGTTGCGTGATGAAGATGGAATTAAAGTTGGTCAACCTGTTGTAGAAGGAGCCAGTATTGTTGCCGAAGTTATGGAGCACGGTAAAGGGAAGAAAAAGACCATTTACCATCAGAAAAACCGTAAAGGTTACCGGGTAAAAAAAGGTTACCGCGAAAGTTTTACCGACCTTCGGGTTACAGATATTTTGGTGTAAGGAAAGAGGTGAAAAATGGCACATAAAAAAGGTGTGGGAAGTTCCCGAAACGGACGCAACAGCAATCCCAAATACCGTGGGGTTAAAAAATACGCAAGTGAATCTGTTATAGCCGGTAATATCATTATCCGCCAGAAAGGAACAAAGATTCATCCCGGTAAAAATGTTGGCATTGGCAGGGACTTTACTATCTACAGTTTAATAGATGGCAAGGTTGAATTTTCAACCGGAAGAGAAGGCAGAAAATATGTAAGCGTGTTGCGGCTGAATGAATAACAACAAAAGCGTTAAATGAAGTTTGGAAAGTGGATTTGGTTAAAATAGCAAAATAGCTTCTCAAACTTCGGTGGCAAACCACAAATAAAAGCATAACTTATAATTAAATTCGGGATTTCAGTGTTTCCGGTGTAAAAATATTAAACAGGAGAAGAGAAAAAGATGGGAGCTCAACAAATACTTTTACTCATCCTCAGTATTATTATCATCGGAACAACGATTATAGTAGGTCTAACCCTATATAAGGATCAGGCATATACTGCTGCAAAAACAGCTCTATCCACCGAAGCCAAAGATTATGCAAACAAATTCTGTAATAATTATCAAGCCCTTGCCGGGCAAAAGACAGAGGACTCGGTTTCAGTTTTTCCGGATACCGCTCAATTAGGAAATTATGCGGGTTGGGATGCTAATTCTATAACTACAGAAGCCGGAACTTTCAGCATCGCTGCCGTTTCCGATACCAGTGTTTCTATAACCGGTTATGCCAAAGCCCGAAGAAAGGATAAAAGTCCCCAAGTTACGGTTACCATCACCTTACCCGAAGGCAAAATAACAGTTGCGGAAAAGGATCGGGTAACCAAGTGATAAGATTGATAGAAGGGTGATTGTGCTTGACATAATAATACCCTGCCAAGAGTTGAATAACACAAGATAATAAATCCGGTTTTGGAGGTAAAAATGGAAATCCGGGACAATTTATATTACACAGAGAGCCATGAATGGGTTCATATAGTTGATGATATAGCTACCATCGGGATTAGTGATTTTGCGCAGCACGAACTTGGTGATATTGTTTTTGTGGAACTCCCCGAAGTAAGACAAAATGTAGCAGCCGGCGAACCCTGTGGTTCAATTGAAGCTGTTAAAGCAGTGGAAGACCTCATTTGTCCAGTTAGCGGCATTGTTGAGGAAAAGAATATAGAGCTGGAGGATAGTCCGGAGCTAATCAACAAGTCGCCTTACGATGAAGGTTGGTTATTCAAAGTTAAAATGTCCGGTTCCGAAGAATTGGAAAATCTGCTAACGGCAGCAGAGTATCAAAAACTAATTCCCTGACTGTAACCTTATTTCTAAAGCAATCAGTGATTACCAAGGACGGTCATTTTCTTATTATTCTTTCTGCACCCTCAGGTGGTGGCAAGAGCACCATTTTAACTGAAATTCTAAAAGTTGCCGATAATATTGATTATTCCGTTTCTTTCACTACCCGAAGTCCCCGGGGAACTGAGCAAAATGGAATTCACTATCACTTTGTTAGTGAGGAAGAGTTTCAGCAGCGTATTGCTGAAGGTGATTTTTTGGAATATGCCAAGGTTTTCGGAAACTGGTATGGCACTTCCAAAAGTTTTATTAAAAAATGTCTGGCGGGTAAGCGTCATGTGATAATGGATATAGATGTGCAAGGTGCTTCTTTTATTAGCGCTACCGATATTCCTTATGTGAAGATTTTTATTTTACCGCCTTCTATGGAAGTGCTAAAACAGCGTTTAGTTTTACGGGCAACGGATAGCGAAGAAGAAATTGCCAAACGCCTGCAAATTGCCCAAGAAGAAGTTGCCTATATTCCTCAGTATCAATATCTGGTAATTAATGATAATTTAGAGATAGCTGTGCAGGATATTTTAGCTATTATCCGGGCTGAAGAAAACCGGGTTTGCCGCTACAAACATCCTGCGGAAGATTTTATAATTTAGGAGAAAATAGATGATTAACGAAAAACTTGAGACCTTTCTGGAAAAAGCCGATATGAACTTTCTGTTCTGCCTTTTAGCGCAGTTAGAGGCATATCGCTTACTTCAATTTCCTACTTATGTAAGGCAGAAATTTGAAGATAAAATAGCCATTTTGGCTATGAACCATGTTGCTGAAAACGAAGTGCCGGATTATATTACCGAA is a window of Candidatus Cloacimonas sp. DNA encoding:
- a CDS encoding 2-oxoacid:ferredoxin oxidoreductase subunit beta codes for the protein MANIPQRIIHEYLRHDKKFPHVWCAGCSNGIVLGAIIRAVASLNIDRNDIVMVSGIGCSSRMPVYVDFNTLHTLHGRSIAFATGVKLHKPHLKVIVVTGDGDCAAIGGNHLIHAARRNIDLKVVMINNNIYGMTGGQCSPTTPHNAYATTAPYGNIEPDFNICNLAMGAGASFVARTTAFHVQEMQSMIKDALQHPGFSLIEVVSACPVIYGRLNKKGGAPQMLKDFRDNSIPLAAVDKLPPEKVEGKIVRGILRKEIRPEFTAEYAALCQKVQTERGE
- a CDS encoding PLP-dependent aminotransferase family protein, which produces MITDLQNILSTNIKGMKRSAIRELLKFLGQPGLISFSGGFPSPLTFPVEELKSIIAEVMDNEAAYALQYGTTEGDDLLRTMLANRYKANGIDVTKDNIIITTASQQALDLISKMFIDPGDYVLVGLPSYLGALQAFGSYGANMIGITMDDEGEDPNLMEKALKDLAAKGKKPKFIYLIPDFQNPAGITMSERRRIEILELAHKYDVLVLEDSPYRELRYEGKTQKTLYELDGTSQVVILGTFSKIFCPGFRIGWVVGHPDVLDKIVVGKQATDLCTPPFTQRIAARYMEKGYLDPKINEIKDMYSVKQKVMLESLEKYMPEEMKWTHPEGGLFLMVTGPEQLDTNALLLECIREANVAYVAGNSFFCDGKGYNTMRLNFSYESIETNIEGCKRLGGYFKKILQK
- a CDS encoding 2-oxoacid:acceptor oxidoreductase subunit alpha, giving the protein MTEKEKSKQTTHKTPSPKASLATKPESKLEEIQAKRERKTVLMQGNEAVAYGALDAGVNFFAGYPITPSTEIAEILAAELPKRNGAFIQMEDELASICAIIGASLAGAKSLTATSGPGFSLMQEGIGYAKITETPCVVVNVQRVGPSTGMPTSPAQGDIMQSKWGSHGDSPAIVLYPDSVKESYELTIRAVNLSEKYRTCVILLLDEVIAHMREAVCLPDLANVRIINRIKPTVPPQWYKHYDENQKYLSPLASFGEGYRYHVTGLTHDSHGFPTNKPGEAADMMDRLRKKISYNMRDLVQIESYQMEDAKIAIFAAGISSRAAKAAIATARAEGIKVGLLRPLTIWPFPDDAVRKMLRNVDTVIVPELNQGQLIHEVERLTKDKSDGGLIPINKVSSELITPNEILNKIKEVC
- the gmk gene encoding guanylate kinase; amino-acid sequence: MITKDGHFLIILSAPSGGGKSTILTEILKVADNIDYSVSFTTRSPRGTEQNGIHYHFVSEEEFQQRIAEGDFLEYAKVFGNWYGTSKSFIKKCLAGKRHVIMDIDVQGASFISATDIPYVKIFILPPSMEVLKQRLVLRATDSEEEIAKRLQIAQEEVAYIPQYQYLVINDNLEIAVQDILAIIRAEENRVCRYKHPAEDFII
- the mce gene encoding methylmalonyl-CoA epimerase; this encodes MLKHISHIGIAVKNLEAGIAFYEKIGLKLEGIEEVPSQMVKVAFFPCGDTRIELLCPTSDDSPIAKFIEKKGEGIQHLAFAVDDINDALKQVNDLGLALIDKEPRPGAHHSEIAFMHPKSSLGVLIELCEEHG
- a CDS encoding retroviral-like aspartic protease family protein, whose amino-acid sequence is MKVETIGAWDTGANHSVISSQLVQALNLKPIGITQVNGVHGKSSCNNYLIDMILPNQVVIQQVRVIESNSIPFGVLVGMDIIGLGDFTISNSENRTKFTFQIPSTHNTDYVAEIEEINKKNKPSQKYTTDDIRAYLAKRKKK
- the rpmA gene encoding 50S ribosomal protein L27, translating into MAHKKGVGSSRNGRNSNPKYRGVKKYASESVIAGNIIIRQKGTKIHPGKNVGIGRDFTIYSLIDGKVEFSTGREGRKYVSVLRLNE
- the gcvH gene encoding glycine cleavage system protein GcvH is translated as MEIRDNLYYTESHEWVHIVDDIATIGISDFAQHELGDIVFVELPEVRQNVAAGEPCGSIEAVKAVEDLICPVSGIVEEKNIELEDSPELINKSPYDEGWLFKVKMSGSEELENLLTAAEYQKLIP
- the rplU gene encoding 50S ribosomal protein L21, with amino-acid sequence MYAIVEIKGFQFRAEKNAVLRVPYLNTAEPGQTLTFEKVLLLRDEDGIKVGQPVVEGASIVAEVMEHGKGKKKTIYHQKNRKGYRVKKGYRESFTDLRVTDILV
- a CDS encoding 2-oxoacid:acceptor oxidoreductase family protein gives rise to the protein MADNFEVRLSGSGGQGLILAGIILAKAAVIENKKVTQTQSYGPESRGGYSHADVIISNREINFPEATNINCLLALTQEACDKFLFDLVENGILIIDTTFVKNLAMSAENTYEIPFTEIAQEKLGSPISTNIMALAFLVKVTGIVKESSLKKAIEETVKPAFVDLNLKAMQIGFDLAKK
- a CDS encoding DUF5678 domain-containing protein, with protein sequence MNSLYLEVKKMENSAKPLEKEFEFFRAHLPEFSKEHPNKYVVIVDNKVVGFFPNITEAIVFAKKKYEPGTFFVELCTADPSYYNVSFLNWNV
- a CDS encoding 4Fe-4S binding protein; the encoded protein is MSKKVEKDRMGMIIHEEDTPEKMEVEITEIKAPGDEDSPVLIYYNWCKKCGICVAFCPTGCLGRKSDGSPYVQAPEKCIHCETCDLLCPDFAITGAKER